One part of the Trichomycterus rosablanca isolate fTriRos1 chromosome 25, fTriRos1.hap1, whole genome shotgun sequence genome encodes these proteins:
- the LOC134302466 gene encoding EEIG family member 2-like isoform X1, which yields MSFIMMRKKRFKFKVDFELEELSSVPFVNGVLFCKIRLTDGGFTEASSRESVVANCVQWRKKFSFMCKMSASAGTGVLDPCVCRVSVRKELKGGKSFKKLGFVDLNLAEFAGSGCTTRRCLLEGYDTKRTRQDNSILKVVISLQLMSGDPCFKTPMSTSTTISYPGETESLHEDRKGGEITNENPGKSRSGSLLDEYGGRGHSRTSSYASQLSKLSDYSTSHSCSSSLTELSHKRNMSVGSASIGVGSLPEIEDRKTFPPHPTHSTASEPQNLASLLHPNSTDRANRHLTKQDSVESQLKRMDATRVDADDIVEKILQSQDFSHSILDSSAEEEGLRLFVGPGGSTTIGTRHTRIGAGAFEQVVIKR from the exons ATGTCTTTCATTATGATGAGGAAAAAGAGGTTTAAATTTAAAGTGGATTTTGAACTAGAAGAGCTCTCTTCTGTACCGTTTGTTAACGgggttttattttgtaaaatcagATTAACAGATGGAGGTTTTACAGAGGCATCATCGAG AGAGTCGGTTGTAGCGAACTGTGTACAATGGAGGAAAAAGTTCTCATTCATGTGCAAGATGAGTGCGAGTGCTGGGACTGGAGTTCTGGATCCATGTGTGTGCAGAGTATCTGTGAGAAAG GAGCTTAAAGGTGGAAAGTCATTtaaaaag CTTGGTTTTGTTGATCTGAACCTGGCTGAGTTCGCTGGCTCAGGATGCACAACACGCCGCTGCCTCCTGGAGGGCTATGACACCAAGCGGACCCGCCAGGACAACTCTATACTGAAG GTAGTCATCAGTTTGCAGCTGATGTCAGGTGATCCCTGCTTCAAAAC GCCCATGTCTACATCAACGACCATCAGTTATCCTGGAGAGACAGAGAGTCTTCATGAAGACAGGAAAGGTGGCGAGATTACAAATg AAAACCCAGGAAAAAGCCGCTCTGGTTCTCTTCTTGATGAGTATGGGGGACGTGGTCACTCCAGAACCTCTAGCTACGCCAGCCAGCTGTCTAAGCTATCAG ACTACAGTACAAGTCACTCATGCTCCTCTAGCCTGACTGAGCTCTCCCACAAAAGGAATATGTCTGTGGGTAGCGCCTCCATAGGTGTGGGCAGCCTGCCAGAGATCGAGGACAGAAAGACTTTCCCTCCTCATCCTACTCACTCTACAGCTAGCGAACCCCAAAACCTCGCCTCTCTGTTACATCCCAACAGCACAGACAGAGCCAATAG GCACCTCACCAAGCAAGACTCAGTAGAATCTCAGTTGAAGAGAATGGATGCTACAAGAGTAGATGCAGATGACATAGTGGAGAAGATCTTACAGAGCCAAGACTTCAGCCACAGTATTCTGGACTCCAGTGCTGAGG